In Paramormyrops kingsleyae isolate MSU_618 chromosome 18, PKINGS_0.4, whole genome shotgun sequence, the DNA window TCTCTCAGGGGTGCTGTGCCCAGCACTTCCGTGACATCGACATTTCCTAAACGCCACTTTACAAACTGCGGGGATCAATCCTCCTGTCCACTTGTGGACAACGAAGCTTGTCCATACAGCAGCCATGTAGCGACTTGCTAGAGCCGTGTCTCTCAAACCAGCCCTCTGGGACCCCCCCAGTCCACATTTgtgttccctcccagcttcgagccaatcaagaacaccagatacctggtacaggtgtgctgggagagagcaaaaacgtggactgtctgcgagGGTCCCCATGGACTAGGTTGAGACGTACTGTGCTAGAGAGAGCTGCTCGGATGTAGCGCCAAACTCCTTATGGTGAAACAACACAAATCAAGTGCCGGATGCCTGCAGCCAGGACACAGTTATGGGGCAACTAACACAAGCACACAAAGTGACTCAAAACCCATGGGACCACCCACTGGGAACAGGCCCTCCAGATGCAAGTCAATATGGGTGTatctggatttgtattttctggacctaaactttccacctctgtctggaATGGATTATTTTAgcgagtaacttccccaacactgataGTGGGTCAACATCTATCAACATCTGGCAGCGCTGCCCATTCTGCTGATATACCTGCCAACATCCTCTTACACCCACTTTCAGGGATCTCTCCATTAGTGTATATTATTTACTATGGACCTCTTACGTAAACGCAATAGGATGTGACTGGATCAGGCATAACTCGACACAAGGCTGTACACACATactgacaaacaaacacacacacacatacatacaaaaacAGGAAGATACATATGCTGCAAGATGCACCTGAATATTGAGAAACTAacatgtgtatataaatattcaCAAACGTCTAAGCTAGACCAATCCTCATCAGCTCGGGACAAGCAGACATTTCATGATGACTGAACAAGCATCAAACTCAGAGTCAGAAGTGAGCAGATGTTCAAACTCTCTCACGTACGCTAGAAGAATGTGTACCATACAGCGAGAAGCCCTGCCTCACAGGAAGTTGCCAAAAGTTGTCTCTATGACTTAACACCTATCAGCAGAACATCCTCTGTAttgacaaaaaagaaaaaggaaaaaaaagaagctaAAACCTGATTGGTCAATGGCTGACACTTTATTTGAGAAATACAAAAGTGAAGTCAGTTGCCCTAGTGGCTTAAATCCACTTACACAACTGAcattgattatttttaaaaataacaaaacatcGCACCCTGGTAGTAAATACAAGCACATACATCTCACAAGAGCTCCTACCATTAAATTCACACAGTATCATCATGGTTtaacacacagtcacatgtGTAGGGGAGTGAAACTAGAGGGGCAGATGACAGTTATTCACAGTCTTAAGAggaacttgttttttttctccacctAAAAATACAGCTTAAGCCTCTGATCAAAACCACTGGGAAAAGCTCTCAAAAGAATGAGGTCATATGTGACCTAGATCATTACAGACAGATCATATCCGACATTTATTAATGAGCCGATTCATATGGCTCATTACCAGGTTTGCTTTCCTGTCTTGTAGTCATGGGTGTGGCGAAGTTTGGGCAATCAATGACGAGCGGACAAACACTACCCTCTAGTGGCGACTCAGCTTGAGTATTTATGCTTGAAGCAACACCGAAAGACTGGACCTAGCGAATGCCaagtagggttgcaaaattccgTGGCATATGGGAATTAACAGGAATAAACTGGAAATTTGGAAAATTGCAGGCTAGCCTAGAACAGGGAACTTAAATGTAGTTGGGGGACAAAAGGCATCTTGACAGCACTAGCAGTGATATCATTGTGTAACCAAGTTCTTGTAATAATGTGTGTGTAAAAACACCCAAAATAAGCATCTGCACTGTTTATAAGTCATTTTCTATATTGTATTATTCATACAGCTTTTTTGCCATACCTCTGACAGCTCACACAGAGTTCCACAGCGTTCAATGATTACAAActtccccagcttaacttcccatggaaagtttctggacattttccacccctttgcaaccctaacAGTAAGAAGTCTTTCATATGTAATAGGCCAAACACACAATACAACCTTAGGATTCTATACAAAACTTATTTAGAGTTTTCACTACCATCTGGGTTTTGGAGAATCTGGAACTTGGGAAAACTGCATCTAAAACACTGGATTACATCCAAAACGTCCATTAATCCATTAATTTGAAGGCTATTCCGTAATtcacaggcgcaaggcagggactaacccaagatggggcatCAAtctattgcagggcacactcacataccattcactcacacaccaatcagtcACGCACGGGCAATTTGGTGACTCCACTTCACCTTTGCATGCTTTTGGAAACCAGAATaccaggaggaaaccccacaacgacacagggagaacaggaaaaactccacacacatggagccatggcggagactcaaaTACTGCAGTGATTCACCGTGACCACACCACACACTAAAAATGGCATtaaagtggtacctcagaactcgaacttaatccattcagaactccgaattgaatcctaaaaagttcgagttgtgatcgaattttccccataagaaataatggaaaacaaattaattggttcccagcccgaaaaaaatacacctaaatatgtttttttagcatttaaacacaaaatgaaccagatacaACAagggcatatactgtactaaacacatctaagcacatttatcaaaacagtaatttgtaaagtaagaaattaaatgtatccaaacaatgtgtaaagttaaaaaaaacaatgtgtcctgccccgatcgtgcATTCCTTCCGTGcaccacgccccctcgttaaccccgtgtggaatccccgtgtgatcagctgtttttggttgttgtcattagccctctgtatttagtccgcgtttcagtttgtttccccagtccagtcattgtattgcccgtctgcgttttgcttgccttacctgtaattaaaccccgtattccctgataccctgacgtctgcgcctttgtctccgttctgtccccgctgggcacaacaatattattataattaaacgtattaatggtttattattaatattaaaataattaataagaaatctttattttaatcttgtattttattaaataataattactgttactgtctatcattgtctaaatgtatttttactgtctaaatatatgtattcagctagtgtaaacatgcacgatgctatcacagtgaatgcgaggctgagactgaagctttaccctttgttcaGGCTGAGAGACATGgcgcatgactcatttccccgcgtacaagttatcttaggccggcgttcacggtttgacttctgagattcagatcgagctctaggtattttttttccgaactggttggttcgacttttaagaaattcgagttctaatgagttcgagaactgaggtaccactgtattctcAATCGATTTTAAAAGAACCTCTGATGCAAACAATACTAGCCACAAACACAGGCAAAGAGGAAGGGAAAGTCCTGCGGACTTACCTCAGCGGTGAGGGAATAACGGTCAATCACCCTCCAGAGCCAGCAAGTGATCAGCATGTGGACAAGTGAGCAGCTGATGAACATGACGAAACCATCCCGGTGCAGATCTGGAAGAGGACAGGTGCACATATGGGGTGGATAGTGGTCAGATACCTGCTGCTCTGGCACTGTAAGCCCCGCATTAATCGATAACACCACTAACAGCCAGATGATGGCCGGACATAGGTCTATCTCACACTAGGGTTGTCAAAGAAGTCGATACTCAGATACTAATCGACACAAAAAAATACTATTGATTTAGAAACTCATTCGCAAGTGTCGATACCAACAGTGCAGTCTTTGACTCCTGCAGCTGACGCACAACTTCACACACCGCTGCAGAAAAGCAGGCTCATAGCCCCTCCTCCCACTGGCACCTAAAGACATGCACGCTAAGTTGCCCTTCACGACATTTTCACATCACTGAACTGGCTGAAGTCCCTTCAGCAGCAGCATTTGTTTTAGTTGACAATGAAAAACATGCAATTTTAAAGTATTTTGCACACGAGACAAATGACCAGGGAAAGGCTATGGATGTCGATAGGCCTCTATGCAGACAATGCTACAAAGTGGCGGCGACGAAGTCCAGCAGCACGGCAAATTTGGCAAAGCATCTTATAGACTGATAATCCGCTTTTTATGAGGATTACCGAGAGGTTAGTAAAGATCCCGTTTCAATAACAATGTAGCATTAAAAGTTATCATAAATGTTAACGTTAACGTTAGCCGTTTATCACCAAACTAGCTGGTAGCCTCATTAACCATCTGTTAATTAAGTTACCATTAAGGTAGTTATTGCtaattaaaaaatgataaataagATAATGTTAACATGGGAGCTAGGCAGCAAACACTATTAGTCCTGCTCATCTAACATTAACACACAGCGTTAATTAAACAGCATAACACAATTATGTCTCTGAAAGGTGTTACGTCTCCTTTCAAGTCTCAGACTGCAGCTGAGCAGAGCCAATCAACAAGTAGACAAAAATAGTACCCATGGTATTGAAAATGGTATCGAGCATTTTCCAAGGTATTAGTATCAAGTTTGAAATTGTAGTATTGTGACAACCCTATCTCACACAGTCACATGGTGCTGCCCGTTACTGGCTGGTGTTGGCACGCCTTGAGatacacgggggggggggggggggggggtcactggctGGACACTGCACTGCTATTCCTGCATCAGCTGGAATGAGACCCTTCGTGATTTCATTACCATTCAGATGCAATTTGggatattaaaataatgcagTATTCACTATAATAATATACGGTATACTGTAGGGCGCATATCTGTCTCCCTAATCAGTAACCACCCTCACACCCAGTGTCACCATGGCGACTCACTGTAGGTCTCAGTGGAGGACACGTAGGTGAGTAGCAGCAGTCCCAGATTCTCGGCCAGTACGCAGGCCAGGGCCACTAAAGCCAGGCACCACTCCAAACACCGCTTGGCGAAGTGGATCCGGTACAGATTGAAGTAGGCCACCGCCAACAGGATGCGAGGGGCGGAGTGCAGGCCGATGCAGATGCGCCAAATGTAGCGCTCTGGCGCCAGGCTGATGGAGGCGCTGATGGAGGGGAGGTAGTTTGGCACCTGAATATAGGGTGAGGGGGCAGAGGAGAAAATACCATCTACAAACAAGACATAAAACGTATAACCTTTCTGACTAGACTAAAATGAGAGATATGAGCTCAGGTGCATcccaaatttatttaaatgaatagTTTCTGAAGCTTGAAAGCCCCCCAGGTAAATAGCCACCACACCATATAAAAAGCAATCCCCTGTGGTTCCTTACCTTGCAGTGGGTGTTAGTGGCATCGGAATAATTATAAAAGACGGAGATTAAAACGCAGGAAATCAAGCCCCCGAGTGCCAGGAAAACTGTGCCCACGGCGAACAAGTGGAAAGGGAACCGGATAAGGACTTTGTCTCGGTCTGAGGCATAGGGTCCCTGGAGCATCCTGCAAGTGACAGTACGACACGAGACGATCAAGGACCTGCACATTCATTTTAAACGACAATAAGATGCACAATGAAGAGAGGATCAACACGGACACGGGTAGCTAGTTACGAAGACATATTTAAGAAATTAAAGCATATAGGGTCTACAGATAGAAGTACTGTCGATCCATTACTTGCAGCCTGGGTAGCTACGATCGTTGGCACCGATGTAAATGAGCCTAACGTTTGGCGCCTTCCACCCTAATTATCCGCAAAACCGGAGAGGAATTTGGGCTCCTACGTAGGCTGCGTTGCGTCACCTGCGGGATCTGCTGGGCTGTAGTTTGGTAGAAAGAAGAGCGGAGAGGCGGCTTCGGCGCGATCAGCTTTGGCGCAGCGCTAACGCGAGTCCGGAGTGCACCGGGTCTGCGGGGACTGGACCAGCGTGCTCAGACTGCCCAAACATAACGGTAAAGAGAGCGCAGAAAAGACAGCGATATCCCGAAATGACAACGAAAAGCCACAGCTTTCACATGGAATCACTCCTCAGCGAGATCGAAGTCAATCATAGCCCTTTTCAGTATTCTATTAAGCAAAAAACAGCTGCGCGGAGAACATGGATTCAGAATTATTAGGATGATCCCAGCTGTAGGTTCGC includes these proteins:
- the LOC140579545 gene encoding post-GPI attachment to proteins factor 2-like isoform X2, with translation MLQGPYASDRDKVLIRFPFHLFAVGTVFLALGGLISCVLISVFYNYSDATNTHCKVPNYLPSISASISLAPERYIWRICIGLHSAPRILLAVAYFNLYRIHFAKRCLEWCLALVALACVLAENLGLLLLTYVSSTETYNLHRDGFVMFISCSLVHMLITCWLWRVIDRYSLTAEEGTSRYWKLRLLLSSLIACVCAAYFYWRHNKYCEAGGQFRWFDMRLNCSGRLAATLVVETLSDPNPTVSASP
- the LOC140579545 gene encoding post-GPI attachment to proteins factor 2-like isoform X1, translating into MLQGPYASDRDKVLIRFPFHLFAVGTVFLALGGLISCVLISVFYNYSDATNTHCKVPNYLPSISASISLAPERYIWRICIGLHSAPRILLAVAYFNLYRIHFAKRCLEWCLALVALACVLAENLGLLLLTYVSSTETYNLHRDGFVMFISCSLVHMLITCWLWRVIDRYSLTAEEGTSRYWKLRLLLSSLIACVCAAYFYWRHNKYCEAGVYTWFAFSEYMIVLFNMAFHTTAYWDFRGKEMVIATVPEDKRF